In one window of Mytilus galloprovincialis chromosome 6, xbMytGall1.hap1.1, whole genome shotgun sequence DNA:
- the LOC143079130 gene encoding sex peptide receptor-like: MEFNNTTENIHCSNCSLDNERFMFQISDFPKDLAFPIYGVLTPIVTILTLVTNILVVCVFMKRRMRSVTTVFLVGLAVSDTLGAFLWSCVHLFFYGIRQKPYTEPISYPLCVFHDYGLYIAVILHTISVWLTMTLGIQRCIIVVFPFKGPRIWTMKNSVIMTTMSYLIAIVFFIFLFFMKDYSVKEMADGSQICMESYADWFNRNISTYMSIYHVLRSVAVQLLPCLSMMVSTAVLAHKLRNEKIFQRGMSKKIGVGQKKDYQHRHRTTLMVVIIMIIFLIVEVPNGIVFAIKIYDPDNTIMPTSIDYPFAILHNFILLLSYHCNFWIYVGLSARFRRTLKDMLLGSRVKRTFERVMSMSRTDSFSHQGYPLSNMKNRHINGNGSTIVKYTTVCSEGYNQTH, translated from the coding sequence ATGGAATTTAACAATACAACGGAAAACATACACTGTTCTAATTGCAGTTTGGATAATGAAAGGTTTATGTTCCAAATTTCCGACTTTCCTAAAGACCTAGCTTTCCCTATCTATGGAGTTCTCACTCCGATTGTCACTATTCTGACACTAGTAACTAACATCCTTGTAGTTTGTGTGTTTATGAAACGTCGGATGCGATCAGTTACAACAGTGTTTTTAGTTGGACTAGCAGTGTCAGATACCCTTGGCGCATTTCTATGGAGTTGCGTCCATTTATTTTTCTATGGAATAAGACAAAAACCCTATACGGAACCGATATCATACCCGCTCTGTGTGTTTCATGATTATGGATTGTATATTGCAGTGATTCTTCACACCATTTCAGTATGGTTGACAATGACTTTAGGAATTCAGCGCTGTATCATAGTTGTATTTCCGTTCAAAGGACCAAGAATCTGGACCATGAAAAACTCCGTGATCATGACGACAATGTCATACCTCATCgctattgttttctttatattcttatttttcatgaaaGATTACTCAGTGAAAGAAATGGCTGATGGTTCTCAAATTTGCATGGAAAGCTACGCCGACTGGTTTAATCGGAACATTTCTACGTACATGAGTATTTATCACGTGCTAAGAAGTGTTGCTGTCCAGTTGCTTCCATGTTTGTCTATGATGGTAAGCACTGCTGTTTTGGCTCATAAACTGAGGAACGAGAAAATTTTCCAAAGAGGAATGTCGAAAAAAATAGGAGTCGGACAAAAAAAGGATTACCAGCACCGACACCGTACAACTTTAATGGTTGTCATCATAATGATTatatttctcattgttgaagttccGAATGGAATAGTATttgcaataaaaatttatgaCCCCGACAATACAATAATGCCAACAAGTATTGACTATCCATTTGCAATTCtccataattttatattattgctTAGTTATCACTGTAACTTTTGGATATACGTTGGACTTAGTGCTCGATTTAGAAGGACCTTGAAAGATATGCTTCTTGGTTCGAGAGTAAAGCGAACATTCGAACGAGTGATGTCTATGTCGCGGACTGATTCCTTCTCACATCAAGGATATCCTCTATCAAACATGAAAAACAGGCATATAAATGGGAACGGATCAACTATAGTTAAATATACAACTGTTTGTTCGGAGGGCTACAATCAAACACACTGA